A genome region from Arthrobacter sp. V1I9 includes the following:
- a CDS encoding DUF3817 domain-containing protein — protein MIDPKPANPAGNTNTAAGDNTAGKASGKKRRFGGTEAQIRSALKFYKVLAYLTGAMLLLLCAELIARYGFGQYLFAGGTNAVTGQPFGFGFADAEPPGVLGGVNLSVTVLIVHGWMYVVYLMSNFRLWSLMRWPFLKMILLALGGVIPFLSFIVEKKFHAEVEAELAANPQAPQRY, from the coding sequence ATGATTGATCCGAAACCCGCCAACCCGGCTGGAAACACCAACACAGCCGCAGGCGACAACACTGCAGGCAAGGCGTCCGGCAAAAAGCGCCGCTTCGGCGGCACCGAGGCGCAGATCCGCTCGGCCCTGAAGTTCTACAAGGTGCTGGCCTACCTCACAGGCGCCATGCTGCTGCTGCTGTGCGCCGAACTGATCGCGCGGTACGGATTCGGGCAGTACCTCTTTGCCGGCGGCACCAACGCCGTGACTGGCCAGCCGTTCGGCTTTGGTTTCGCGGATGCGGAACCGCCGGGGGTGCTTGGTGGAGTCAACCTGTCCGTCACGGTCCTCATTGTGCACGGCTGGATGTACGTGGTTTACCTGATGTCTAACTTCCGGCTCTGGTCCCTCATGCGCTGGCCGTTCCTGAAGATGATCCTGCTGGCGCTGGGCGGTGTCATTCCGTTCCTGTCCTTCATCGTGGAGAAGAAGTTCCATGCTGAGGTAGAGGCAGAGCTCGCGGCCAACCCCCAGGCGCCGCAGAGGTACTAG
- a CDS encoding PTS sugar transporter subunit IIA, whose protein sequence is MAEPLDRYDAGLTTPEMVILELEASDKADAATQLAERLFAAGRVSDLPGFLKHVNAREHQLATGLPGGIGLPHARSEFVSRTSIAVGIAKYGHALDFGAADGPATVILLIATPASSFSDHLEVLATLARSLSKESFRESLRRAYDAEVIAELINSSLVFFDH, encoded by the coding sequence TTGGCGGAACCACTTGACCGGTACGATGCCGGCCTCACCACACCCGAAATGGTGATCCTGGAGCTTGAGGCATCGGACAAGGCGGACGCCGCCACCCAGCTCGCGGAGCGCCTTTTCGCCGCCGGACGGGTATCGGATCTGCCCGGATTCCTCAAGCACGTCAATGCGCGTGAGCACCAGCTGGCCACCGGGCTCCCGGGCGGGATCGGGCTGCCCCATGCCCGCAGCGAGTTCGTGTCCCGCACCTCCATAGCTGTCGGCATTGCCAAGTACGGCCACGCGCTGGACTTCGGTGCCGCGGACGGTCCGGCCACGGTGATCCTGCTGATCGCCACCCCTGCCAGTTCCTTCTCGGACCACCTCGAGGTCCTGGCCACCCTGGCCCGCTCATTGTCCAAAGAGTCATTCCGCGAATCGCTGCGCCGCGCCTACGATGCCGAAGTGATCGCAGAGCTCATCAATTCCAGCCTGGTGTTTTTCGACCACTGA
- a CDS encoding 5-formyltetrahydrofolate cyclo-ligase: MLEDAKEIKARIRTAHRRRRAALTQQQLEAAGSGIARHGADWAASMTGGAPATFCVYFGVGVEPPTLPLINALHNNGHRALLPVCEPGRELAWVFWNPDAGFEQSRYAPILEPKGDRHGPDVAGTAAALFIPATAVDLAGNRVGQGGGYYDKFLGHLATAGKNIPLAAIIYDEELLSAGEIPEEEFDRPVPAVLAPSGIRLLDGHH, translated from the coding sequence ATGCTCGAGGACGCCAAGGAAATCAAGGCCAGGATCCGTACCGCCCACCGCCGGCGGCGGGCCGCCCTCACCCAGCAGCAGCTGGAGGCGGCCGGGTCAGGAATCGCCCGCCACGGCGCTGACTGGGCGGCATCCATGACCGGCGGCGCTCCTGCCACGTTCTGCGTCTACTTCGGGGTCGGCGTCGAACCGCCCACCCTTCCGCTGATCAACGCACTCCACAACAACGGCCACCGGGCCCTGCTCCCGGTGTGCGAACCCGGGCGGGAACTGGCGTGGGTCTTCTGGAACCCCGATGCCGGCTTTGAGCAGAGCCGGTACGCGCCGATCCTGGAGCCCAAGGGCGACCGGCACGGACCCGATGTGGCCGGAACCGCCGCCGCCCTCTTCATCCCGGCCACCGCCGTCGACCTGGCAGGCAACAGGGTAGGGCAGGGCGGCGGGTACTACGACAAGTTCCTGGGCCATCTCGCCACGGCGGGGAAGAATATTCCGCTGGCCGCCATCATCTATGACGAAGAGCTGCTGTCCGCCGGTGAGATCCCCGAGGAGGAGTTCGACCGCCCCGTCCCTGCCGTCCTCGCGCCTTCCGGAATTCGGCTGCTCGACGGCCACCACTGA
- a CDS encoding AAA family ATPase, with protein sequence MPVWSKASRANAEKKAEVSVGQGHPEGSEELRKWLSGLKPVTGADTMLRFTKTPEGSIDLTHAHPSGLAQLMAGRKTRLSTLIRDRQQYVVAARASRNIRSKIFELANDRGIDAGYFSAGTVVWTSAVGGKPQRISAPVMLTAISLTVRPGEDDYELQLTEQAHINPALVRHLKNTHGIVFDVNAVTRLAYSTARFDPQPVLDKLATLIRPIHGAEAQHNLLVSTFADLSGNLDDPWINDSNPLVSALATAAGGEVVDFDEPDPSRFPSLDSRHPRDEMLLLDADVDQQYVIDAARAGDSLVVSSPPGSGQTQTAINTIGALVDAGKTVLVVGDRRASLNGISGQLEGLGLESILFQLSGNVTPQQLKGQLVRAIVRNEKSLEPQLGNLHGTLTEHRHALMDHVASLHNVRQRWGCSPYQAMQSLAELTSIHPAPATTVRLKRSVLDSIRDRDELAGRLRRAAELGSFSKASTTSPWHGARLLTRKETEEAQDLVRSVEKGLPALRERMDAVAEHAEIRLGASFAEWGEQLELLVAVRGSLDKFTPDIFDRPVTDLISATAPSAWRRERGIELTAMQRSRLRRVAKEYVRPGVHIADLHSSLVLVQEQRALWAGYATTQRHPAVPSGLAEINVMYRALERELTQLGEALRHTEAGGELSTIRYEELMERLERLVADADTLKTLPERTLLVENMREHGLGELLADLAEREVPAGSVAAELELAWWQSALEAMISGDDYLAMSDGDALRQLEAEFRLADNAHIASGAARLRWDLAERWRAGIAAHPRQADLMRSLLKDGRVSLPALTAQAPDLIGTLVPVWSVSPYLMTGLLPAEQRFDAVVILDSEATSLQAVLPSIARARQVIAFGDAMIASPRTFTVGVERLAAGEPPHQRVESAFKALSAVLPVWRLNFVYRAVDEDLVLQLSKSFYDGALRRLPEGQSATGLDRSLVVEYLPDGTGLPSADHEGVESVVAEVNRVVQLVFEHARTRPRTSLAVVTASLRHAARIGESIRLQLPNHPGLAGFFGAGPESFRVVDLERAQGLVRDHVIFSPGFGRTPHGRALHNFGPLSAEGGREKFALAMTRARRSIHVLTCFRPEDLDHTRLTHGAVDLYALLDREIAGNTDLGTPASRAAASEQALGADPLVADLGDRLRARGARVWHQYDGAIDVVAAADPLNTMGRDETDLPWPVAIESDGTEQYRTMSVRERSRLRPQLLERLGWRYMPLWTIEVFTDPSACADRIAGYLGLERVVLPGRPATSTGFLDDDVDQALNGIDAGEQARRRPQDKDLDSKEAVPVAPEENEKGSADGQSVPVDPASEDEQGQDQEQGKGQGQAGTEGILPTKASEDDPRRWGDADDDHDAWLKEQKPPHWG encoded by the coding sequence ATGCCGGTATGGTCCAAGGCGTCACGTGCAAACGCAGAAAAGAAGGCAGAAGTGTCAGTTGGTCAAGGCCACCCGGAAGGCTCCGAGGAGCTCCGTAAATGGCTGTCCGGGCTCAAACCCGTCACCGGGGCGGATACGATGCTGCGCTTCACCAAGACCCCCGAAGGCTCCATCGACCTGACGCACGCCCACCCGTCCGGCCTCGCCCAGCTCATGGCCGGGCGCAAGACCCGGCTTTCGACTCTGATCCGGGACCGTCAGCAGTACGTCGTGGCGGCCAGGGCTTCCCGCAACATCCGGTCCAAGATTTTCGAGCTTGCCAATGACCGCGGTATCGACGCCGGCTACTTCTCCGCGGGCACGGTGGTGTGGACTTCCGCGGTGGGGGGCAAGCCGCAGCGCATTTCCGCTCCGGTGATGCTCACGGCGATTTCGCTCACTGTCCGTCCGGGGGAGGACGACTACGAACTGCAATTGACTGAGCAGGCGCACATCAATCCGGCCCTGGTGCGGCACCTGAAGAACACCCACGGGATTGTCTTCGACGTCAATGCCGTCACCCGCCTCGCCTACAGCACCGCCCGCTTCGATCCCCAGCCCGTCCTGGACAAGCTGGCAACACTGATTCGGCCCATCCACGGCGCCGAGGCACAGCACAATCTGCTGGTTTCCACGTTCGCTGACCTTTCCGGGAACCTGGACGATCCTTGGATCAACGACTCAAACCCCCTTGTGTCCGCCCTGGCCACTGCGGCAGGCGGCGAAGTTGTGGACTTCGACGAGCCGGATCCGTCCCGTTTCCCTTCACTGGACAGCAGGCACCCCCGCGACGAGATGCTCCTGCTGGATGCAGACGTTGACCAGCAGTACGTGATCGACGCAGCGCGTGCGGGTGATTCCCTTGTGGTCAGCAGCCCGCCGGGCTCCGGCCAGACCCAAACGGCCATCAACACCATCGGTGCCCTCGTGGACGCTGGAAAGACGGTCCTGGTTGTAGGCGACCGCCGTGCCAGCCTCAACGGAATTTCGGGCCAGCTCGAAGGCCTGGGCCTTGAGTCCATCCTGTTCCAGCTGTCCGGGAACGTGACTCCGCAGCAGCTGAAGGGCCAGTTGGTCCGCGCGATCGTCCGGAACGAAAAGTCCCTGGAACCCCAGCTCGGAAACCTGCACGGCACCCTGACCGAGCACCGTCACGCGCTCATGGACCATGTGGCGTCCCTGCACAACGTCCGCCAGCGCTGGGGCTGCTCGCCCTACCAAGCCATGCAGTCGCTCGCCGAGCTGACGTCGATCCACCCCGCACCGGCCACCACCGTGCGGCTGAAGCGCAGTGTCCTGGACAGCATCCGGGACCGGGACGAGCTTGCCGGCAGGCTCCGGCGCGCCGCCGAGCTGGGCAGCTTCAGCAAGGCGTCCACCACGAGCCCCTGGCACGGCGCACGTCTCCTCACGCGCAAGGAGACCGAGGAGGCCCAGGACCTGGTCCGGTCCGTGGAGAAGGGCCTCCCGGCCTTGCGCGAACGCATGGACGCCGTGGCGGAGCACGCGGAAATCCGGCTCGGCGCTTCCTTCGCCGAATGGGGCGAGCAGCTCGAGCTCCTCGTCGCCGTCCGCGGAAGCCTGGACAAGTTCACCCCGGACATCTTCGACAGGCCAGTCACTGACCTCATCTCGGCCACCGCGCCGTCGGCCTGGCGCCGTGAGCGCGGCATCGAGTTGACCGCAATGCAGCGTTCGCGGCTGCGCAGGGTGGCCAAGGAATACGTCCGGCCCGGTGTGCACATTGCCGATCTCCACAGCTCCCTGGTCCTGGTCCAGGAACAGCGTGCGTTGTGGGCGGGCTATGCCACCACTCAGCGCCACCCTGCAGTGCCGTCCGGGCTGGCGGAAATCAACGTGATGTACCGCGCCCTGGAACGGGAACTCACCCAGCTGGGAGAGGCACTCCGGCACACGGAGGCGGGCGGCGAGCTGTCCACAATCCGTTATGAAGAGCTGATGGAGCGGCTTGAGCGGCTGGTGGCCGACGCCGACACCCTCAAAACGCTGCCGGAGCGCACCCTGCTGGTGGAGAACATGCGCGAGCATGGGCTGGGGGAGCTCCTGGCCGACCTGGCCGAACGCGAGGTTCCGGCAGGTTCAGTCGCTGCCGAACTTGAACTTGCATGGTGGCAGTCGGCGCTGGAAGCGATGATCAGCGGGGACGACTATCTCGCCATGTCCGACGGTGACGCCCTGCGGCAGCTCGAGGCCGAATTCCGTCTGGCGGACAACGCGCACATCGCCAGCGGTGCAGCACGGCTCCGCTGGGATTTGGCCGAGCGCTGGCGGGCTGGCATCGCAGCCCACCCCCGGCAGGCAGACCTCATGCGAAGCCTCCTCAAAGACGGCAGGGTTTCCCTGCCCGCGCTGACGGCACAGGCTCCCGACCTGATCGGCACCCTCGTTCCGGTCTGGTCCGTCAGCCCCTACCTGATGACCGGGCTGCTGCCCGCGGAACAGCGCTTCGATGCCGTGGTCATCCTCGACTCCGAAGCGACCTCGCTCCAGGCCGTGCTGCCGTCGATTGCCCGCGCCCGCCAGGTTATTGCCTTCGGCGACGCCATGATCGCCAGCCCCCGGACGTTTACTGTGGGCGTGGAGCGGCTGGCAGCAGGCGAACCGCCACACCAACGGGTAGAGAGTGCCTTCAAGGCGCTCTCGGCAGTGCTCCCCGTATGGCGGCTGAACTTCGTCTACCGCGCGGTCGACGAGGACCTGGTGCTCCAGCTCAGCAAGAGCTTTTACGACGGCGCCCTGCGCCGCCTTCCGGAGGGCCAGTCCGCTACCGGCCTGGACCGGTCCCTGGTGGTGGAGTACCTGCCGGACGGCACCGGCCTTCCGAGCGCGGACCACGAAGGCGTGGAGTCGGTGGTGGCTGAGGTCAACCGGGTGGTGCAGCTGGTCTTCGAACACGCCCGCACCCGCCCCCGCACGTCCCTTGCCGTGGTCACAGCAAGCCTCCGGCATGCTGCCCGGATTGGCGAGTCGATCCGGCTCCAGCTGCCCAACCACCCGGGCCTTGCAGGATTCTTTGGCGCCGGACCCGAGTCATTCCGGGTCGTAGACCTGGAACGAGCCCAGGGCCTGGTGCGCGACCACGTCATATTCTCTCCGGGCTTTGGACGCACCCCGCACGGCCGCGCCCTGCATAACTTCGGTCCGCTCTCCGCTGAAGGGGGACGGGAGAAATTCGCCCTGGCCATGACCCGGGCCCGCAGGTCCATTCACGTGCTGACCTGCTTCCGGCCAGAAGACCTGGACCACACCCGGCTGACGCACGGGGCGGTGGACCTGTACGCACTGCTGGACCGTGAGATTGCGGGAAACACGGACCTGGGGACTCCCGCTTCCCGGGCCGCTGCCAGCGAACAGGCACTCGGTGCCGATCCACTGGTAGCGGACCTGGGGGACCGGCTCCGGGCACGGGGCGCCCGGGTCTGGCACCAGTATGACGGCGCGATCGACGTTGTGGCAGCCGCGGATCCGCTGAACACCATGGGCCGGGACGAGACCGACCTCCCATGGCCGGTAGCCATCGAGTCCGACGGCACCGAGCAGTACCGCACCATGAGCGTCCGCGAACGGAGCCGGCTGCGGCCGCAGCTGCTGGAGCGGCTCGGGTGGCGGTACATGCCGCTGTGGACCATAGAGGTGTTTACGGATCCTTCAGCCTGCGCTGACCGGATTGCAGGTTACCTGGGCCTTGAGCGGGTGGTGCTTCCCGGCCGGCCAGCAACTTCAACAGGGTTCCTTGACGACGACGTTGACCAGGCGCTCAATGGTATCGACGCCGGGGAGCAGGCCCGGCGCCGGCCGCAGGACAAAGACTTGGACAGCAAGGAGGCGGTCCCCGTGGCCCCTGAAGAGAACGAAAAAGGCTCTGCGGACGGGCAGTCCGTCCCCGTGGATCCGGCCTCCGAAGACGAGCAGGGCCAGGACCAGGAGCAGGGCAAGGGCCAGGGGCAGGCCGGGACTGAAGGCATTCTGCCCACGAAGGCCTCGGAAGATGACCCGAGGCGCTGGGGCGATGCCGACGATGACCATGACGCCTGGCTGAAGGAACAGAAGCCGCCGCACTGGGGCTGA
- a CDS encoding Flp pilus assembly protein CpaB, translating to MPANLLRPGRAGSRYPRTPRRPGSSGRRSATARFSGWLSRNRRLAVALLLCAAASITVHQLTPAPVHTVTALAAARDLPAGSTMKATDLAHVQVPPTMMAAGFLDEESKLAGKQLAAPLRKGQLLTDAQLLGPGLLAGTPPGSAAVPLRMADPSSIQLVSPGQLVNVVLTAGNGFDQQAPSEVLATAVPVLWTSGKGGGSGQWLGTAETDGLIVVAASSEQAARLAGASTQGKLFFVLVGP from the coding sequence ATGCCTGCAAACCTTCTCCGCCCGGGCCGGGCCGGCTCCCGCTACCCCCGCACCCCTCGCCGTCCCGGCAGTTCCGGCCGCAGATCCGCAACGGCCCGGTTCAGCGGATGGTTGAGCCGCAACCGGCGGCTCGCCGTGGCGCTGCTCCTGTGCGCGGCTGCGTCCATCACCGTGCATCAGCTCACTCCCGCACCCGTCCACACCGTCACCGCTCTGGCGGCTGCGAGGGATCTACCGGCCGGCTCAACGATGAAGGCGACGGACCTGGCCCATGTGCAGGTGCCGCCGACCATGATGGCCGCCGGTTTCCTGGATGAAGAGAGCAAGTTGGCCGGTAAACAGTTGGCGGCTCCGCTGCGCAAGGGACAGCTGCTGACGGACGCCCAACTGCTCGGTCCCGGGCTCCTGGCAGGCACCCCGCCTGGCTCGGCCGCTGTGCCCCTTCGAATGGCTGATCCGTCCTCGATCCAGCTCGTCTCGCCCGGGCAGCTTGTGAACGTGGTGCTGACCGCGGGCAACGGCTTCGACCAGCAGGCACCGTCCGAAGTCCTGGCAACAGCCGTGCCGGTACTGTGGACCTCCGGGAAGGGCGGCGGAAGCGGCCAGTGGCTGGGCACGGCCGAGACGGACGGGCTTATAGTGGTTGCGGCCAGTTCCGAGCAGGCTGCGCGGCTGGCCGGTGCTTCCACCCAGGGCAAACTGTTCTTCGTCCTCGTTGGCCCTTAG
- a CDS encoding glycerol-3-phosphate dehydrogenase/oxidase: MKSVPANGGALGPAAREAAIQRLRATAEPGQELDILIVGGGIVGTGAALDAVTRGLDVGIVEASDWAAGTSSRSSKLIHGGLRYLEMLDFGLVKEALQERGLLLSELAPHLARPVPFLYPLTKPFFERPYVGAGIALYDAMSVSSGHSRGVPFHKHLSRRGTLRAAPSLKNDAFVGSIRYYDGQVDDAKYCANLIRTAAYYGAHAVNQMAVVDFLREGERVVGAKVVNHEDGTRFNVRAKQVINATGVWTDETQAMVTDRGQLKVRASKGIHLVVPRDRFQSTVGLILRTEKSVLFVIPWGRHWIIGTTDTDWHLDKAHPAASSKDIDYILEHVNKVLKRPLTREDVEGVYAGLRPLLAGENDSTAKLSREHVVAHPVPGLVVVAGGKWTTYRVMAKDAVDEATRTMDERVPPSCTETIPLLGASGYKAAWNRRNRTAEESGVHVARIEHLLNRYGSLTPEVLAIIAENPALAEPIPGADDYLQAEAVYAASHEGARHVNDVLTRRTRISIEAWDRGVSAVPVVAKLMGDVLGWSDAQRENEVRHYIARVEAERLSQQQPDDESADAARLGVEDIVPLR; this comes from the coding sequence ATGAAGAGTGTTCCTGCTAACGGTGGGGCCTTGGGCCCCGCAGCCAGGGAAGCAGCCATCCAACGGCTGCGTGCAACCGCGGAGCCGGGCCAGGAACTGGACATCCTGATTGTCGGCGGCGGGATCGTGGGTACCGGCGCGGCCCTTGACGCCGTCACCCGGGGGCTGGACGTGGGGATCGTCGAGGCGAGCGACTGGGCAGCCGGTACGTCCTCCAGGTCCTCAAAACTCATCCACGGCGGTCTGCGCTACCTGGAGATGCTCGACTTTGGCCTGGTTAAGGAGGCGTTGCAGGAGCGCGGGCTGCTGCTCTCCGAATTGGCGCCGCATTTGGCCCGGCCGGTGCCGTTCCTGTATCCGCTGACAAAACCCTTCTTCGAGCGCCCCTACGTGGGCGCCGGCATTGCACTGTACGACGCCATGTCCGTCTCCAGCGGCCACAGCAGGGGTGTGCCGTTCCATAAACACCTCAGCAGGCGGGGCACGCTGCGGGCGGCGCCCAGCCTGAAGAACGATGCCTTTGTGGGCTCCATCCGGTACTACGACGGCCAGGTGGACGACGCGAAATACTGCGCCAACCTCATCCGGACAGCTGCCTACTACGGCGCCCACGCAGTAAACCAGATGGCCGTGGTGGACTTCCTGCGCGAAGGCGAACGCGTCGTGGGGGCCAAAGTGGTCAACCACGAGGACGGGACGCGGTTTAACGTCCGTGCCAAGCAGGTCATCAACGCCACCGGAGTCTGGACGGACGAAACCCAGGCCATGGTCACCGACCGCGGCCAGCTGAAGGTCCGCGCCTCGAAGGGAATCCACCTGGTGGTTCCGCGGGACCGGTTCCAGTCCACCGTGGGACTGATCCTGCGCACCGAAAAGTCGGTGCTGTTTGTCATTCCCTGGGGCCGGCACTGGATTATCGGCACCACGGACACCGACTGGCACCTGGACAAGGCCCATCCCGCCGCGTCCAGCAAGGACATCGACTACATCCTGGAACACGTCAACAAGGTCCTGAAGCGCCCCCTCACCCGGGAAGACGTGGAAGGCGTCTACGCCGGCCTGCGCCCGCTGCTGGCCGGAGAAAACGACTCCACCGCCAAGCTGTCGCGCGAACACGTGGTGGCACACCCCGTGCCCGGCCTGGTGGTGGTGGCCGGTGGAAAGTGGACCACGTACCGGGTCATGGCCAAGGACGCCGTGGACGAGGCAACCCGCACCATGGACGAGCGGGTACCGCCCAGCTGCACGGAAACCATCCCGCTGCTGGGAGCCAGCGGCTACAAGGCGGCCTGGAACCGACGAAACCGCACGGCGGAGGAATCGGGCGTCCATGTGGCCCGGATTGAGCACCTGCTCAACCGGTACGGGTCCCTGACGCCCGAGGTACTGGCCATCATCGCGGAGAACCCTGCCCTGGCCGAGCCGATCCCCGGTGCCGATGACTACCTGCAGGCCGAAGCCGTGTACGCGGCAAGCCACGAGGGTGCCCGCCATGTCAACGACGTCCTGACCCGGCGGACCAGGATATCCATCGAGGCCTGGGACCGTGGTGTGTCTGCCGTGCCCGTAGTCGCTAAACTGATGGGTGACGTCCTTGGCTGGAGCGACGCCCAACGTGAGAATGAGGTCAGGCACTATATTGCACGGGTGGAGGCGGAGCGCCTTAGCCAGCAACAGCCGGACGACGAATCCGCAGACGCCGCCCGCCTGGGTGTGGAAGACATCGTGCCCTTGCGCTGA
- a CDS encoding SURF1 family protein: MWKTALKPRWIAGFIFAIAISGVFVLLSQWQFGRSTQPEVPVNPATEQVQPLTETLEPGDFFHGTDADQMVSAQGTYDPAKQVLVPGRLHGGKTGYWVVSAFAVTGAPTLSGVAASPQTWIPVARGWVADPADALAPPSGTVELTGRLLPSEAPVAGTAAAPGEATAVSVAELINYWEVSSYPGFVAATAEIAGGADLSPAAVPGDLIPLQIGPQPPAQQINWLNLFYSLEWVVFAGFALFIWWRLVKDDHHRDLEESLDDDDDNPLLHEQNQQPAQNQQKVQP, from the coding sequence GTGTGGAAAACAGCCCTCAAACCCCGATGGATCGCAGGTTTCATCTTCGCGATCGCTATTTCCGGGGTGTTCGTGCTGCTCAGTCAGTGGCAATTCGGGCGCTCCACCCAGCCGGAAGTGCCGGTCAACCCGGCCACCGAGCAGGTGCAGCCTCTGACCGAAACGCTGGAGCCAGGGGATTTCTTCCACGGTACCGACGCCGACCAGATGGTCAGCGCGCAGGGAACCTATGACCCGGCCAAGCAGGTCCTGGTCCCTGGCCGCCTGCATGGCGGCAAGACGGGTTACTGGGTGGTCTCCGCCTTCGCCGTCACCGGCGCCCCCACCCTCAGCGGCGTTGCCGCGTCGCCCCAGACGTGGATCCCGGTTGCCCGTGGATGGGTGGCAGACCCCGCAGACGCTCTAGCGCCGCCGTCGGGCACTGTTGAACTGACCGGACGGCTGCTTCCGTCCGAAGCTCCAGTGGCAGGGACGGCAGCCGCCCCCGGTGAGGCCACGGCGGTTTCGGTGGCCGAGCTGATCAATTACTGGGAAGTCAGCAGCTATCCCGGCTTTGTTGCAGCCACCGCGGAAATTGCCGGTGGTGCGGACCTCAGCCCGGCGGCAGTGCCGGGGGACCTTATTCCCCTGCAGATCGGCCCGCAGCCGCCTGCCCAGCAGATCAACTGGCTAAACCTCTTTTACTCCCTTGAGTGGGTTGTCTTCGCCGGCTTTGCCCTCTTTATCTGGTGGCGGCTGGTCAAGGACGACCACCACCGGGATCTTGAGGAGAGCCTCGACGATGACGACGACAACCCGCTGCTCCACGAACAGAACCAGCAACCTGCACAGAACCAGCAAAAGGTACAGCCATGA
- a CDS encoding FmdB family zinc ribbon protein yields the protein MPTYAYACKDCGHAFDIVQSFSDSTLTSCPECQGTLRKKFNSVGVVFKGSGFYRTDSRDSKGSTVSPAPAATPAPAAAPAASAPAAAAS from the coding sequence GTGCCAACGTACGCGTACGCCTGCAAGGATTGCGGCCATGCCTTCGACATCGTCCAGTCGTTTTCGGACAGCACTTTGACCTCGTGCCCCGAGTGCCAGGGGACACTGCGCAAGAAGTTCAACAGCGTTGGTGTCGTCTTCAAGGGATCCGGCTTCTACCGCACCGATTCCCGGGACTCCAAGGGAAGCACCGTCTCGCCGGCCCCCGCGGCAACGCCCGCTCCCGCCGCGGCGCCTGCCGCGTCCGCTCCGGCGGCTGCAGCCAGCTAA
- the galU gene encoding UTP--glucose-1-phosphate uridylyltransferase GalU, which yields MSTSNPRVRKAVIPAAGLGTRFLPATKAMPKEMLPVVDKPAIQYVVEEAVNVGLNDILMITGRNKRALEDHFDRVPTLESTLEDKGDTAKLESIQAASNLGDIHYVRQGDPNGLGHAVLRARQHVGNEAFAVLLGDDLIDARDELLSTMIEVQAHTGGSVVALIEVEPSQISAYGCADIAEIDGEGYVRVNRLVEKPSAEEAPSNLAVIGRYVLHPAVFDVLERTGPGRGGEIQLTDALQELAAGEGEGQGVYGVVFRGRRYDTGDKLSYLKACVQLAIDSDDLGPGLREWLPGFTAGLSK from the coding sequence GTGAGTACCAGTAACCCCAGAGTTCGCAAAGCCGTAATACCCGCTGCCGGACTCGGCACCAGGTTCCTGCCTGCCACCAAGGCCATGCCAAAGGAAATGCTTCCGGTCGTGGACAAGCCTGCCATCCAGTATGTGGTCGAGGAAGCCGTGAATGTAGGCCTCAACGACATCCTGATGATCACCGGAAGGAACAAGCGGGCCCTCGAGGACCACTTCGACCGCGTACCAACCCTGGAGTCCACCCTTGAGGACAAGGGCGATACGGCGAAACTGGAGTCCATCCAGGCTGCAAGCAACCTGGGCGACATTCACTATGTCCGCCAGGGCGACCCGAACGGCCTTGGCCATGCTGTCCTCCGTGCCAGGCAGCATGTGGGCAATGAAGCCTTCGCCGTCCTCCTGGGCGATGACCTCATTGACGCCCGCGACGAACTGCTCAGCACCATGATCGAGGTGCAGGCGCACACGGGAGGGTCCGTCGTCGCACTCATCGAGGTTGAGCCGTCCCAGATCAGCGCCTACGGCTGTGCCGACATCGCGGAGATCGACGGCGAGGGCTACGTGCGTGTCAACCGCCTGGTGGAAAAGCCCTCCGCCGAGGAAGCCCCTTCCAACCTTGCGGTCATTGGCCGGTACGTACTGCACCCCGCCGTCTTCGATGTCCTCGAGCGCACCGGACCCGGGCGGGGCGGCGAAATCCAGCTCACCGACGCCCTGCAGGAACTCGCGGCCGGAGAGGGCGAGGGGCAGGGCGTGTACGGCGTCGTTTTCCGGGGACGCCGCTACGACACGGGTGACAAACTGAGCTACCTCAAAGCCTGCGTGCAGCTCGCCATTGACAGCGATGACCTGGGTCCCGGCCTGCGGGAGTGGCTTCCGGGCTTCACCGCCGGCCTGTCCAAGTAG